Genomic segment of Apium graveolens cultivar Ventura chromosome 7, ASM990537v1, whole genome shotgun sequence:
tatttcgccatcaattgttaagataactctggaccatgagaaatggagatttatatggttaaggatgtcctttggtTCGGCTCCTTTGAccaaaatgttttatggattggatgaatgcgtaagtgaccgggacggacggtctagcggagggctatttttatgcgttgtatgaaatattatgacaccattgttgccacaggcaggtatattgcctttttatttgagtactcgtattttggggacatgtttctatgaatcatgaccttgtgctatcacacgggctgatcagcatgtgatagtacgtccgtcggagttagattccaatctaaaaattatcgtttattgttgatagcttgtgaagctttattatagatcaaatattactgctttcatccttttgttcagttattatcaggatgtggtttatcatttcaagtacattttatattgcttgtggagcatttctttcgctcatacttgtttatcaatctaatctttcagctaagccagagcaggcttgagatccaggtttggtcagaagtcaAGTGCTTttaaatagtggtgtgtattccaggtagactgttttgggatgCTTGGATaatctagaggtttgtaataaaatttgaataatctgtaaaactaattagacttatggtttgtaataacacttgatttgtattagtgcatgttccatactataacctgtgatcgatccagtgcaggtaaaggggtcgtatttattatattattccgctgtgattattttattataatttagtggcaagtgacccccaaatctagaccccagGTTTGGAGGGCCGTCACATATAAGTCAATTGAATTTGTATATAAATACGAATCCAGTGAGGCAGTACAAGCCAGTGATAGGTAGCAGTGATAGATTTGGAATAGATCGCATACTAGGCAActcctattctaaattcagaatagtgaattgctaTGCGTAATTTTATATCTGTTTCAAATTCCTGATACACTAAATATTGATAACCTTTACTCGAATTCACTGAAACACAAGTACTGTTCTTTGACCATACTTTTATCTTGTTTCTGATTATTCTTGATAtgttgaatactctattcatattccaacaGATTACACACTATCTATATCCTGATATATACTTTGATGTTGGGATAACATCAAttcataccgattgttccggatgcttaTCTTATGGAATGGATGGTTATGATAAGGTTTAGAGATGACTGGACCCTTTGTTATGAGGCCAAAATGGGCCTGGATACCCGATATGATGGTGGGTCTATACAGATGtgtatagatctgcactgtatcctggctgattaGCAGGTTacagtgcatatgttggtttttgtatccagtctagtttattgataatcGTCGATAGCGGCCTACTTTATTTTGTTACAAAAATACACAAATACTTATAGAATCTGATTACCTATTCCATATCAGATTCACTTGACTTTCTTATGTTACTATATACATATTGTGGACTTGCTGAGCAATTATGGCTCACCTTTTTATTCTTACTCACTTTATCTTTCAGTAAAAGCTGAGAATGAAGCCTATCCATACCAGGTTAGTAAAGAAGCGAGTGAAAAGGCGGGACCCTCTAGCACCAAGGGTGTTAGTCCCGATTCAAGATGAGAGATTTGAACTACCACAATAGGTTTAGCTTGGATAGTTGTAGTGTGTGtttaaataaaatgaaattaGTTTTAAAACATGTTTAGACAGTTGGTTTGAGATAAAAAGAGAtttataagattttgaatttgatAATGTGGTAAAAGTAGTGTTGTGTTcttttcttcataccttaacctcAAAGATCCTGAATTGTAGTATGAAGGGGTTAGATGTATGTTTATATAATTCTTAAGCAGGTGGATTTATATTGGCAGTTGGCAAGTAACCCCCagaccccagatttggagggtgttacagttggcatcaaAACTATAGGTTTTGGTCCCTGAAACAAGTACACTGGTGTTAGGATgggatagggagatcacataagatagggataggATTGTTAGGGTCTTTGTTAGATTATAGGTTAGGAATTTGTCAGTTCTTGGAATGGGAAATTGACCTTTTCTTGTGTTATGATTATTTTGTCAGATGGAGACCTCTTCAGATCGTAGGTGTAGAGAGCAGGCAGTCGTAGAGCCACCAGCACCACAGATACCTGATCCGGTAGAGTATTTATTGAATTTTGAGCCCCAGTTGCCAGTAGAGTATCACTACCCTCAGATTATTGAGCCACCGCCCCATACGGCATTTGCTCCAGTTACTCTGGCAGTATATGCTCTTGTTCTCGAGATTTTTCAGATGCCACTGATGGAGTACATGGGAGAGCAGGAGGTAGAGCAGCCTGTAGTTCCTATGGACCCAGTGCTGGAGATTGTTCAGCAGGATCTTGCTGAGGCCATGAGAGTACCTTTTAGGGGGTCAGTAGGGGAGTTTGGAGAGCCCCGTACCGTTCCTTACCATAAGTTTTCCAGTATGCGCGAGGATCAGCAGCTTTGGAGGGCCCAGTGTAGGGAGATACTAGTTTGATATATTAGCGAGAGACCGGTCCACTAGCAGCTTTGCAACTAGATTACTTCTTGAGAGAGAGACTCAGACAGATATACCGAGGAGCTTCCAAGAAGTTGGGAGAGTTGAGACATGAGGGCACCCATACTTATGCAGAGTTCCATCGTGCAGTTAGACTTGTTTTTGTCGATTTTGAAGACGCTCCGTGAGGAGGTGGATCGATTGCCACCAGGTTTCTGAGACAGGGTTAGGAAATCAGAGATGGTTGTATGATATGTGATATATGTATTTAGAGGCAGAcatagtagtagtagtagtagtagtgaGATTAGGCGTGTCTATCTCACAGTTTTGGTTTGTATCCGGCAATAGTACTTGGcagacttttgtatcaagcactcaCACTTGTCGCTGGTGTTATTATATAGAATAAACCTTTTTCAACCTCTTTTCTTTTGTTTATTTAAACTTAAGTTTTACAGTGTTTACATTTCCTTAATTGTCCCGTAGCCcttttcatatttttaaaattatggTGATTTGTGAAAGGACAAGAAAATTATTTGATAATGATATTATGTGGAACAGAGCTATCAAAAAATATGTTTGATTTGTTTATATTCATGTTCCAATCAAAAAGTTAAATTGTTTCTTTATTTATTATCAATTGTTTAATGTATTATTAAATGAATTGCTTATTTTATCACCAGAAcaatggcacctaaaagaaagaCTAGATCTGAGACTTCCAATAATGACCCTGAGGAACAAAACAACCACATCATGAACCAGATGTTTCATTTAATGTAACAACAGATGGTTGTGATGCAATAGCAGATGCAACAACAATAACAATTCCAATAATAgatgttacaacaaccacctcaAAATGTAACACAAGAACCACCAGTCGTGCCTACTGTTACCTTCAAGCAATTCCAGTTAGTGAAACCACCAGAATTTGAAGGTTCTGCAGATCCTACCAAAGTCAGGAGATGGATGAAAGAGATTGAGAAAGCATTTATGCTAGTAAAGGTCGAGGCAGATCAGAAGACTGAGTTTGCCAGTTAttttctgaaaggagaagctaactattggtgggagtcgaAGAAGGCTTTAGAGGGTACCGACATTGTGACGTGGGATAGGTTCACtgagttatttttagaaaagtattttccccgcTACACGAAGAATCAGATGGAAATAAAATTTCTGGAATTGAAGTAAATGTACATGTCAGTGGCTGagtatgaagccaagtttactgaattgtcaaggtttgtgccagagcAAGTAGATACAGAGGAGAAACGAGTGAAGAGAtttcaacagggattgaagtCATGGTTTCGCAGTGGAGTAGCAGTGTTTGAGTTGACAACTTATACGACTGTCATTCAGAAGGCCATGATAATCAAAGGAGAGGGTGAAATGTCTCAGAAGGAAAAGGGACAAAGGAATTTTCAGAGTCATTTCAACACGAAGCCGGGATTTCAGGCCCGACCAAATATCAATTTTATAAGGTCAGATCAGGGGAATTAAAGAGCAGGTAACCGTTTTCAAGTTCCAAATCAATAGATGATATAAAGACTACCATTTCCAGATTGTAAGATATGTGGTCGAAAACATACATGTGTTTGCAATAAGCtgaatgtcacgtgtttcaaatgcaagcagaaggTACACTGTGCTCATGAATGCCCAACAGGGAACATATATATTATGTGTTTCCAGTGTGGGAGGAAATGACATACTGCTAAAGATTGTAAAGGCCCAGCTATGGCAACAAATGTTCTGAGGATTATGGCACCACCGCCACCACCACAACAAAATCAGTCTAAGGCAAGGACTCTCAACATGACAATGAAGGAGGCAGTGCAGAATCCGAGCTTAGTGGCAGGTATGCTTTCTATGAACTCCATAAATGCAAAATTATTAATTGATTCTAGAGCTACAAGATCTTTTTTTTTGAAGAATTTGTTGATAAGTTATGCTGTGAAGTACAATGGTTGGGTGAGACATTAATCATAAAGTTAGCTAATGATGACCAAGTCCCCGTGGATCGGGTGTGTCTAGAGTACGACATCGAAATAACAGGACATCACTTGTCCGCTtacttgatacctttcaagttaggagaatttgatgttatattaggaatggattggttagccgGTCACAATGCCCAAATTAACAGTACAAATAAGAAAGTAAATTTATGAACTGCGGACGATGCAAGGGTAATATTTAGAGGTGAGAAACGGAAGAGGAAATTCTTATGATGATGCAGACTAAGGGATTTCTATATCAAGGATGtaaagcttatttagcctatatTTTGGATGTTAATAAGGAAGGTCCGAGAAttgaagacattccagttgtatgtgaatttccagatgtgtttcttGATGAACTTCCAAGGTtacctccggatcgagaaatcgagtttaccATCGATCTAGCGCCAGGTACCGAACAAGTTTCAAAATcaccatatcgaatggcaccagttgaaatgaaggaattagcaatgTAATTACAAGATCTTTTAGACAGAGGAATTATAaaacctagtgtatccccatggggtgcaccagttctgtttgtcaagaagaaggatggtagtatgcgattgtgcatcgactatcacgagctgaacaagttaaccatgaagaataagtatcccttaccaaggattgatgatttatttgatcaactaaaggGAGCAGCATggttctccaagattgatttaagatcaggttaccatcaattaaagattaaggCAGATGATATTCCTAAAACTTCTTTTCATACCaggtatggtcattatgagttcCTCGTAATGGCGTTCGGGTTGACTAACGcaccagcagcattcatggacttgatgaacaaagtttttaagaaatacttggacaagtttgtgattgtatttattgatgacatcttgacCTATTCAAAGACTGAAGCAGAGCATGCAGAACACCTAAAAATTGCCTTGGAAATTTTAAGGAAAGAACAACTTTACGTGAAATTTTCTAAATGCAAGTTATGGTTAgaagaagtacaatttctaggccATGTAATCAGTCTTAAAGGAATAAAAGTTAATCCCGCAAAGATTGTAGCTATTTTGAATTGAGAAAGACTGAAGACGCCTACAGAAGTCAAGAGTTTTATGGGATTGGCTGGTTAATATCGAAGATttgttagagattttgagaagatggCTATGCCATTAACTAAGTTGACTCGAAAGAAAGAAAAGTTCATATGGAATGAAAAATGCGAGGAAAGATTTCAAAAATTGAAGAATCGATTGGTAACCGCACATGTGTTTATTTTGCCGGACGATCAATGAGACTTTGTTATCTACATCGAACTTCCTAACAAGGACtgggatgtgtactgatgcacCATGGTAATATGATTGCATATTCTTCCCGATAATTGGAACctcacgaacagaaatatccgacgcatgacttggaattagctgCAATTGTGTTTGCACtaaaactttggagacattatctgtacggtgagaAGTGTGAAATTTACACTGATCACAAAatcttaaagtatatcttcactcaTAAGGAGCTCAACATGAAGCAATGATGATGGCTAGAATTAATTAAGGATTACCATGTGTCGATCAACTATCACCtgggaaaggcgaatgttgtagcaaatgcgctaagcagaaaagaaagattgaacatGTTAACTTCTTTAGAAGAGTTAATAAGAGAATTTGAGAAATTACAAATTAAAGTTCGCATTCCAGAAGAGTCCACTGAGATAAACAGTGCAGTGACGTTCcaaccagaattattggaaaagattcaAAGATGTCAAGAAGAGATAATGAATCATGAAAGTGAAAGTttaacaggagaagaaattacaagCCAGAAGGACGACAAGGGAAACCTACGATTTTCCTCGAGGATCTGGGTACCTAATGTAGCGAaattgaaagaagaaattttaCGAGGCGCTCATAGCTCAAGATACTCTATTCATCCTGGGAGCACAAAGATGTACAtggatctgaaagaaaacttttggtggctagatatgaagaagaaaatagcagaatgggtaagtaaatgttatacgtgtcaacGAGTCAAGGCAGAACATCAACATCCAAGTGGATTACTACAAATAATGGATATTCCAAAATGGaagcgatggatttcgtagtaggactTCCAAGAACCAGGGAAAATCATGACGCAATCTGGGttatcattgacagactaactaagccggcacattttcttccgattaatgaaagatttttgcttgataagctagtgcatttatatctcaaggaaatcatgatgcgacatggagttcctgtatcaatcattttcgatcgagatcctcgtttcaattcgagattctagagacaatttcaagaatgcttgggtaccaagttaaatatgagcaccgcatACCATTCACAGATGGACGAGCAAAGCAAAAGAACAATCCAGATAATTGAGGATATATTACGAGTATGTACATTGGactttgaaggcagttgggatgaacatttattTTTAGTGGAAAtttcttataacaacagctatcatgcaatAATTAGAATGCTACCCTATGAAGATTTATACATAAggaaatgcagatctccagtatgttgggatgaagttggtgaacggaagattctaggtccagaactgatccAACAAACTAAAGAAAAGTGGAAATTATTTAGAAGCGACTGGGGGAAACACAGAATTATCAACGGAAATATGCGGACCAAGCTAAAAAGGATATGGAATACAATGAGGAAGAGCTTGTGTTATTAAAGATAccaccatggaagggattaaccagatttggcaAGAAGGGCAAACTTTAGTTGCGTTACGTTGAACCGTTTGAGATATTAAAGAGAGTAGGAAAAGTTGCATATGAGTTAGCcctaccaccccatatgcagcaaattcataatgtgtttatgtgtcaatgcttaagaggtataatccggATTCGAGGCATGTGATAGAATACAAGCCGATAGAGATTCAAGCTGATTTGTCATATGTTAAGCAACCAATAAGATATTTAGATCGGCAGGAGAGAGTGTTGAGGAATAAGTCAGTACTATTAGtacgagtcttgtggagaaatcctatggttgaagatTCAACCTGGGAGCTTAAAAGTGAGATGTTGGAAAAGTATCCCCAATTCTTTTCTTAGCGTGATTTTGAGggcagaatcctttaagggggaataatgtaacgactgagaaattaTGATTGTGTAATATCATAATAAACGAGTATTATATGTTTTAATATATCATTAAGTGTAGTTAGTCATAAGATAATAGTTGTTATATGATGTATGTGTTCCCTGTAGTTCGgggtatttttcgggtattttattacgtgttaaatgcttttatatcaaaagttatacggtccagactttgttttaatagctgatattttatataaaataactggccttattttgcctaatatggcgtataccatattgattttccgaacatcaagaaaatattttgtttcgtgaaaaatgatttttctaggCCCCTAAGGATGCTCAAAACCCCacaaaatcatatttttatttttataaaatcatgggaatttcaaatatttcatatatttgtatttttgaattattcacaatttttgggaaattttggcatattttttgtatttatttgaaattaaaattttaaaaaaaattccccgtaaattattaattaagggccaattGATTTTATTAAGAGATATAATTAGGGCCTAaattttaattaggggtattattttataattataaatagcttgatttttatcaattaattattaaaaaatcattaaaaatcaaAAAATACCAAAAAATCTCTGAAATTTGGGTAGAGTTCTTGAATTCGGGTCAAGGGATCAAACCATGATTTTCATCGATTCTGAGGGCCAAATCATATCATGTAAGTACTCAAATTGATGCTCTAATTTTTCTACATGTTTATACTATCAGTTTCATGCTCAGATGCTTAGattttttattttagtttctAGGGTTCTTGACTGATTTTGGGGgattttgattctagggttatttgattgatttgatgattgatatagctttatTTGAGTGTATACAGTTGATTTATGCTATCAATTTCATCAAATGATTGATAGATAGTTgaattcgattattagggtttatgcctaattttttttatcataggtTACACGCAgtcgctacccttcgggtgcgcactgggtaaaccctacgagctcacacaatagcctgcaaaccacatGAACCAAGGTAAATCtcatttaagcgacaggctctaactcaggaggcataatcataaattctccttccGTGGAATTCGAACccgtgaccaagaggatagtttttccctctttaaccaactgagccaacccttgcgggaaGGTTTATGACTAATTTTGATTTAATCATTTTTGATTTTGAGGAATCTGAGGTTAGTTAGGtgttaggggtttgattatacAACTAACAAGATTTGATTTGAGATATAGAATGTAgagtttcatgtacaaatgaagCAGATTGATGTTTGGTCAGAGTTTGATCGGAGATTGATTTCTAGGGATGATTCATGGATATTGATTCCAGAATCATGTTGCCTAGATGATTTGGAATGAAACCCAGGTGAAAAACACACCAAATGGTGTTATTTTTTCCCTGAAAAAGGGTTGCCGGAATCCTGGccggtcgccggattctgggaatttttgaaagagatatgtcctaagtccaatcatgtatgaggatttaggaataacttttatgtaatctgttttgatttcattgatattaataaaaggcttttttggtttttattgcgggctctatctatttaaatgtttaaataagatataccacagtttagaataaagctttttatggattgtgatgagatcataataatgagacctaaaagatgataactctaaacttaaatagttcctggtcataggattactaactggtaattaataatccgcaaagatcggtacatactatgcttgcttcattatgaaggatgtctgttctcatagacatttgtgtggtgacactatagctaatatgtaggtgcttattatagaataagttcactgaacatgactcacatagctgaacaactgatggagttcactcacgtgtcagcagttcttcacatagtgatagttgtacaagtatccttagacttgagatcatcatagtcatcttgtgtacactgaactatgctttggtttagttcttagtctcaagggaatattataagggctctactgggtatagtaatttgtacatgaagatagtgtatgatcaataaaggatctaccccttccagtgtaggaagagaatgttcaatgctgatctacttatgttagttcaggaatctctggccagagtgaatgaaattagaaaggagtttctaatttacattaaatagaactaagcatagtgaatgggaaagcaaatgattaaataagataggcttgacacaagttccatgccttatatttaatcgtgacattgcagggtagaaggaattaattgtacggtaactactcactgaataggttcttggtattctaagcaatgaattcgtattatccggatagtcgcgatatgctgagaagtatccctcacgatgtagaataaatatgattaattaattaatcatatttaatgaattagagaatttatataaataatgataaaatagttttattattatttatttctactaccggcttaatattgaacctacagggtcacaccataaaagaaaatgatttaatggtggaggaattaattaataatggctgataattatttatttatgaaataaataattaattggaaaattaataattgataaaatgagatttaattgattataaattaattaagaaaaggttgttaatattattaattaagaatttaatttttggaaattaaatcaagtgagagatttatttctaaagagtttagaaaaaggattaataattaaaaggtgttttaattattagtgagaataataaagggttaataataataataatattttatgggaaaattttcagctgaaaattttgcctataaatatactattataaaccctatttttgcctcaaccaaaaagatttacaaaaccctaattctttccatctcctcctccttcattacatcattttcttggtggataccggtgaagtacttcacacttgaggagcagctgctaaggatcttcgttcatcgttcttggatcgctattaaagacctccatctttccattaacgtaaagcttcttaaggtaaacacactgaactatgaattaaatattattttttcgcatggatcctgccaagggtttcggttttttttaagattaaatttacattttcaCTACGTTTATGTTctaaaacccttcaatggcatcagagctacttgcgaaaagtttttaattcgtttatgtgtttaactattttcgatatatgagcatgtacgtgattcgccatgatttgatattgatataatatgcttatatatgtatggttttgaatatggGAACTGATCCCCGGCCATCGTTGGATGGGATACAGCagccgcattgtttcattgcgggtGCACTCACCcgccgcaatgaaacattgcggcaaCCCGCAATGTAATATTGCGGCTGGTGTATCCCATCCAAGTTGGCTGTGGATAATTTTCCTTtcaatatatgatattcatgtgagttgtataatcataagatgattatgtaatctgtatatatactgatatatacatgatttatgtttgttctaattatgagaatcatattagatacggattctgaattggctgctgcagatttgttgaaatctgggtctggtgtccgatttacgcaaacgaatacactattccataggtaaacgaccgtctgaacaaaactgatagctaaagctatcaacgactcgtctgtaaggcgtttgacgtcgtttacttcccataaacagtgattcttgtttttctgatttgattctgatttttctgatttttatcatattttctttttatgattagatcatggataatatgatatgttaagatcagattatgtgttttaacatgcttttatgtgttgtatgagcatgttGGATGGTTATGgtctttcgaccttagtgtaatggttttggttttggttttaaatacgacttgcatgtcgtcaatctttgtaatcataaatctcgaatgtaactcgagttattcttgtaagttcattagattagttttactttcaatcatataatgtaattgaagactcaagaaggctatccaatggaggtgatacaaagaagaagataaggcatacaagaagtctaaacaaagaagaagacttatgtaataagtagttgtatttatttccatcaccatattagattgacattgatctttatcatgagcttgataaagatcacataggatggggccataaccaaacacatttactttattgcactttacatttacttgttaatttaattttatatatgagatatatgcctatgtttaccatgcgatgatagatttaggtgaacttaaatcaatataaggcgtgctttagaaaatctagaataaaaatcgtttcttgccttaacaataaatattatgaatacgatcatgagattcttgtgtttatgaaacatgtaattgaatataaattttcaatattgagagaaaggatgattctgtcaacaacagacttctatctgtaagaaagggttattaagtgacgcctcttgacaatgctccacccgatctgggaatcatctgattatcgattattgatttgaaatatttaatttaaaaggaagaatctctttatattatgattatgtttgtaacgtaatataatccctctaaaattaaataatatcaagtagtaattggccaatgacacaaccggcttgtgtcggtcatagccgtccaacatggtagaaagtggttcttatttttaaatcattgtcgtttcgtgctacagccgaagactttgatttcgaaataagaaatacttgtctattatatagagatgtgtacattgagttagaatctaaaggtcggtacgtgccacagccgtgggccgttgaagactgattcaattatacgaaatgttgggttagacttgacttagaatattgagtttgtcgtgccacagccgtgactcaattattcaagaggctaaagttatattaggaaataacataagatgtaattgacaagagtttcctgcctattgaacatcacatgacgtttcgtgccacagccgaggttgtgtgatggaatgtaggatccctattcccactagcattatgaatgcttaattttcacttagggggttgaataaattagataaactagtgggagacacttatgaataaagacccgattcatatagtgttttgaaatgaaattgaatatttgctaagtgttgttatttgtttattatttacagatttactatattcgtcatgtcttctgcactatcactctggagcatactagatgctcacaagttgactggtcctaatttagctgtttattttcactgtaacaagttggggcactagaagaggaactgcaaggtttaccttgcagaattgaagaagaagggtagtgagactactgcTTCTAATTCaagcatgttcatgatcgaagttaataagtcactaggtcaaatttctacttgggtattagatatcgcctgtggttctcatatttgcaattcgttgcaaggactaaagggtagtaggactcttgaaaaagatgaggtgattctacgtatgggcaatggagcaagggttgcggccatatctgtaggatcatttagtttacatatgcctacgggcaagactattattttgaataattgttattacgttccctctattgtgaggaatattgtttctattcctatgttggatgtggatggtatttcatttattattaagaataatgaatgttctatccttagagataatgttctttttggacgtggcattttaaataatggtctgtatgtatgtgacatagagtatgatttacttcagattgaacaaactaataaaagaaaatgagatgatgaaaatctgacctatttatggcactgtaggttaggtcatattagtgaaaatagactgcggacattacataaggaagggttacttgacccctt
This window contains:
- the LOC141674399 gene encoding uncharacterized protein LOC141674399, with protein sequence MLQQPPQNVTQEPPVVPTVTFKQFQLVKPPEFEGSADPTKVRRWMKEIEKAFMLVKVEADQKTEFASYFLKGEANYWWESKKALEVAEYEAKFTELSRFVPEQVDTEEKRVKRFQQGLKSWFRSGVAVFELTTYTTVIQKAMIIKGEGEMSQKEKGQRNFQSHFNTKPGFQARPNINFIRSDQGN